In Panthera leo isolate Ple1 chromosome F3, P.leo_Ple1_pat1.1, whole genome shotgun sequence, one genomic interval encodes:
- the LOC122212395 gene encoding uncharacterized protein LOC122212395 — MSPLTVSRDAQPPCQPKQVQWTASFKILGGSENTHLWTSKVWGSEGFKSVGGKRPPTKGPPEPRQWPIVASRGAGRGVRCSGLRCLRPEILAGSPGVPEEGLAHITPLWPASSHRPVGARPRGPSRRRSGAVPSTARLRRKIPLPKATYRFHPACGRRDLKSEGRVRGARTRSSLSRPQDLGHRTECPSRGTRPTDLAARAGGFLGLVRAQHARASLLATLNLGQGDGTEASVWAGPGPKGRSALEATETCAMSLPVQQPAGHHWTTTSSGRGRTRPGREGVPFSPRRNYWGLP; from the exons ATGTCACCGCTGACTGTGTCCCGAGATGCCCAGCCACCCTGTCAGCCTAAACAAG TCCAGTGGACAGCGTCCTTCAAAATTCTTGGAGGGTCTGAGAACACCCACCTTTGGACGTCGAAGGTGTGGGGGTCGGAAGGCTTCAAATCCGTTGGAGGAAAGCGGCCACCTACCAAAGGGCCACCCGAGCCCCGCCAGTGGCCAATCGTAGCTTccagaggggcggggagaggggtgcGGTGCTCCGGACTCCGATGCCTAAGACCCGAAATCCTCGCTGGCAGCCCCGGCGTCCCGGAGGAGGGATTAGCGCACATCACCCCCTTGTGGCCGGCCAGCAGCCACCGGCCAGTCGGTGCGCGCCCGCGCGGTCCCTCCCGCAG GCGCTCTGGTGCTGTACCCAGCACTGCCCGGCTCCGCAGAAAGATTCCTCTGCCCAAAGCCACCTACCGCTTCCATCCAGCCTGCGGGAGGCGGGACTTGAAATCCGAGGGGCGTGTGCGCGGCGCTAGGACCCGGAGTTCGCTGAGTCGCCCCCAGGACTTGGGCCACCGCACAGAATGTCCTTCCCGCGGGACCAGGCCCACCGACCTCGCCGCCAGAGCAGGTGGGTTCTTGGGACTTGTTAGAGCCCAGCACGCACGTGCGTCGCTGCTCGCGACACTCAACCTGGGCCAAGGGGACGGGACCGAGGCCAGCGTGTGGGCTGGCCCCGGGCCGAAAGGCCGTTCTGCGCTCGAGGCTACCGAAACCTGCGCAATGTCACTTCCAGTCCAACAGCCGGCTGGTCACCACTGGACCACCACCTCCtcggggaggggcaggacccGCCCGGGCCGGGagggggttcctttttctccacgcaGAAATTATTGGGGGCTGCCCTAG